A part of Setaria viridis chromosome 8, Setaria_viridis_v4.0, whole genome shotgun sequence genomic DNA contains:
- the LOC117833154 gene encoding uncharacterized protein isoform X2, protein MNDAVFGVTDGRIIDSLHACKFQARLPNLTCFRKSPTKLIGFTTLGPLDSGYQKSKPLLSYSAILNLYKESVRADVIHIEESSAESMQNSYDLFSNNEMNSSFETDENRSSSSTGDCILIDFYHRLKEESLALVFRHVKDLKAAQKVFTLSGENRKATAIGREIQEIYDKLKDSSLPNGFWTEEHPRDVCITELLNCIKEEQLKDFEQEYCLAEKISRAIEDTSVAVELYKHSVSTLHTLELASRKEQGDYVGAWYSMLLPCAQELQYGAAIWQESCHTNVCDRVISEGGHYFIALGEIYRVAQILCFSMQCFKPWVLADPGMLSKMLVCLDRCINAWTSGLEMALKRVVDSNHVDASVAKALLESINNINELEVPSLQNFLPTNKTTCRLSLLPPSSVPGMKLIMWNGNHYIVKVANLWANWISSYPPQMSRTPVIEEQRSNTWQSY, encoded by the exons ATGAACGACGCTGTTTTTGGGGTAACAGATGGAAGGATTATTGATTCCTTACATGCTTGTAAATTTCAAGCTAGGCTGCCAAACCTGACCTGCTTTAGAAAATCACCGACCAAACTCATTGGTTTCACAACACTAGGACCTCTGGACTCTGGTTATCAAAAAAGTAAACCATTATTGTCATATTCAGCCATACTCAACCTGTACAAAGAGAGTGTCCGGGCAGATGTTATTCACATTGAGGAAAGCTCTGCAGAAAGTATGCAGAATTCGTATGATTTGTTTTCTAACAATGAAATG AACTCTTCATTTGAAACAGATGAAAACCGTTCCAGTAGTTCAACAGGTGATTGCATTTTGATTGACTTCTACCATAGGTTGAAAGAAGAGTCCTTGGCACTAGTATTCCGGCATGTGAAGGATCTTAAG GCAGCACAGAAGGTTTTTACACTCTCTGGTGAAAACAGGAAAGCAACAGCAATCGGAAGGGAGATTCAG GAAATATATGACAAACTAAAAGATTCTTCACTGCCCAATGGCTTTTGGACAGAGGAACATCCTAGGGATGTATGTATAACAGAACTGCTTAACTGTATCAAAGAGGAACAACTGAAGGATTTTGAACAAGAGTATTGTTTAGCAGAAAAGATTTCACGG GCAATTGAAGATACAAGTGTGGCAGTTGAACTTTACAAGCACAGTGTTTCCACCCTTCATACATTGGAGCTAGCTTCCAGAAAGGAACAAGGTGACTATGTTGGTGCATGGTACAGTATGCTTCTGCCCTGTGCCCAAGAATTGCAGTATGGTGCAGCGATTTGGCAAGAATCTTGTCATACAAATGTCTGCGACCGAGTGATTTCTGAAG GTGGTCATTACTTTATTGCTCTTGGGGAGATATATAGAGTTGCACAGATTTTATGTTTCTCCATGCAGTGTTTCAAGCCTTGGGTTCTTGCAGATCCTGGAATGTTGAGTAAAATGCTGGTTTGTTTGGACAGATGTATTAATGCTTGGACAAGTGGTTTAGAAATGGCTCTTAAAAGGGTTGTTGACAGCAATCACGTAGATGCATCTGTGGCTAAAGCTCTTTTGGAGTCCATAAACAATATTAATGAACTTGAGGTGCCCAGCCTACAAAATTTTCTTCCCACCAACAAGACAACATGTAGACTAAGCCTCCTGCCACCCAGTTCTGTACCAG GAATGAAGTTGATCATGTGGAATGGCAATCACTATATTGTTAAAGTTGCAAATTTGTGGGCAAATTGGATATCTTCTTATCCTCCGCAGATGTCACGCACTCCTGTCATCGAGGAACAACGCAGCAACACTTGGCAATCATACTGA
- the LOC117833154 gene encoding uncharacterized protein isoform X1 has translation MDAVAFPPPPAPFLDDDFDFGDFTFASAPAPTAPQPALADPRPATFAAFDDDWGDFVASELGSNADASAPPTPPTATSDAAPSSWEKPRGPLPLSLFGAGDDQEEEGSAGPPPTATAPQRAVSCTTDGSRPADLKDLIAGLYGSQPSPTAGGAADAGPQEEAEDGEGIGDDDWEFTAATAEPADQDRGGRAPGDGMGKIENSSFETDENRSSSSTGDCILIDFYHRLKEESLALVFRHVKDLKAAQKVFTLSGENRKATAIGREIQEIYDKLKDSSLPNGFWTEEHPRDVCITELLNCIKEEQLKDFEQEYCLAEKISRAIEDTSVAVELYKHSVSTLHTLELASRKEQGDYVGAWYSMLLPCAQELQYGAAIWQESCHTNVCDRVISEGGHYFIALGEIYRVAQILCFSMQCFKPWVLADPGMLSKMLVCLDRCINAWTSGLEMALKRVVDSNHVDASVAKALLESINNINELEVPSLQNFLPTNKTTCRLSLLPPSSVPGMKLIMWNGNHYIVKVANLWANWISSYPPQMSRTPVIEEQRSNTWQSY, from the exons ATGGACGCCGTCGCGTtcccgccgccccccgcgcccTTCCTCGACGACGACTTCGATTTCGGCGACTTCACCTTCGCCTCCGCACCCGCGCCCACCGCGCCGCAGCCGGCCCTCGCCGATCCCCGGCCGGCCACCTTCGCGGCCTTCGACGACGACTGGGGCGACTTCGTGGCGAGCGAGCTCGGATCCAACGCGgacgcctccgcgccgcccacccCTCCGACGGCCACCTCCGACGCCGCTCCCTCCTCCTGGGAGAAGCCGCGGGGCCCGCTCCCTCTCTCCCTgttcggcgccggcgacgaccaggaggaggaaggatcggcggggccgccgccgacggccaccGCGCCACAGCGCGCCGTGTCCTGCACCACCGACGGATCGAGGCCAGCGGATCTGAAGGACCTCATCGCTGGCCTCTACGGATCTCAGCcttcccccaccgccggcggcgctgcggaTGCGGGTCCGcaagaggaggcggaggacggcgaAGGGATCGGAGACGATGATTGGGAAttcacggcggcgacggcggaacCTGCCGATCAGGATCGAGGCGGACGAGCGCCTGGGGATGGGATGGGAAAGATTGAG AACTCTTCATTTGAAACAGATGAAAACCGTTCCAGTAGTTCAACAGGTGATTGCATTTTGATTGACTTCTACCATAGGTTGAAAGAAGAGTCCTTGGCACTAGTATTCCGGCATGTGAAGGATCTTAAG GCAGCACAGAAGGTTTTTACACTCTCTGGTGAAAACAGGAAAGCAACAGCAATCGGAAGGGAGATTCAG GAAATATATGACAAACTAAAAGATTCTTCACTGCCCAATGGCTTTTGGACAGAGGAACATCCTAGGGATGTATGTATAACAGAACTGCTTAACTGTATCAAAGAGGAACAACTGAAGGATTTTGAACAAGAGTATTGTTTAGCAGAAAAGATTTCACGG GCAATTGAAGATACAAGTGTGGCAGTTGAACTTTACAAGCACAGTGTTTCCACCCTTCATACATTGGAGCTAGCTTCCAGAAAGGAACAAGGTGACTATGTTGGTGCATGGTACAGTATGCTTCTGCCCTGTGCCCAAGAATTGCAGTATGGTGCAGCGATTTGGCAAGAATCTTGTCATACAAATGTCTGCGACCGAGTGATTTCTGAAG GTGGTCATTACTTTATTGCTCTTGGGGAGATATATAGAGTTGCACAGATTTTATGTTTCTCCATGCAGTGTTTCAAGCCTTGGGTTCTTGCAGATCCTGGAATGTTGAGTAAAATGCTGGTTTGTTTGGACAGATGTATTAATGCTTGGACAAGTGGTTTAGAAATGGCTCTTAAAAGGGTTGTTGACAGCAATCACGTAGATGCATCTGTGGCTAAAGCTCTTTTGGAGTCCATAAACAATATTAATGAACTTGAGGTGCCCAGCCTACAAAATTTTCTTCCCACCAACAAGACAACATGTAGACTAAGCCTCCTGCCACCCAGTTCTGTACCAG GAATGAAGTTGATCATGTGGAATGGCAATCACTATATTGTTAAAGTTGCAAATTTGTGGGCAAATTGGATATCTTCTTATCCTCCGCAGATGTCACGCACTCCTGTCATCGAGGAACAACGCAGCAACACTTGGCAATCATACTGA